In one Tripterygium wilfordii isolate XIE 37 chromosome 22, ASM1340144v1, whole genome shotgun sequence genomic region, the following are encoded:
- the LOC119990966 gene encoding transmembrane epididymal protein 1A-like, whose translation MGTFIGHIVPGLALTFLGLWHAVNIIRTYCRRTSDKFTVKFWYPLCGPLSKLKHMELTLILSFSMLAIVMQVLDFPSLRFAFKLDNFEHVSMFLHLVIFAGFTLLTELTHSSDILSGVTGILAASVFGQELFLLHFHSADHVGLEGHYHWLLQLIVFVSLLAAVAATTFPNSFPAALILSISVIFQGSWFMNMGFMLWVPEFVPKGCYMQMAKTSTDHMLGAVTCGSHGADLRAKSLVNLQFSWILGGISAFTGSLCLKLAGTSAPGRQSTEYKQLQNKGGDVPITIEGSKQDHP comes from the coding sequence ATGGGCACTTTTATAGGGCACATTGTGCCTGGTTTGGCCCTCACCTTCCTTGGCTTATGGCACGCTGTCAACATCATCAGAACATACTGCCGTAGAACCTCTGATAAGTTTACTGTAAAGTTTTGGTATCCGCTTTGTGGCCCTCTCTCCAAGCTTAAACACATGGAGCTTACACTCATATTGTCTTTCTCCATGTTAGCCATTGTCATGCAAGTTTTAGACTTCCCTTCCCTTCGATTTGCCTTCAAGCTTGACAACTTTGAGCATGTAAGCATGTTTCTCCACCTTGTCATATTTGCAGGGTTTACCCTTTTGACAGAGTTGACTCACTCATCTGATATCCTTTCCGGAGTCACTGGTATCCTCGCAGCATCTGTTTTTGGGCAAGAGCTTTTCCTGCTTCATTTCCATTCAGCAGATCATGTTGGACTTGAAGGCCATTATCATTGGCTATTGCAACTTATAGTGTTCGTCTCTCTATTAGCAGCCGTAGCGGCAACTACTTTCCCTAACAGTTTTCCTGCAGCTCTTATTCTTTCAATTTCAGTTATATTTCAAGGGTCCTGGTTTATGAACATGGGTTTTATGTTGTGGGTTCCTGAATTTGTTCCCAAAGGTTGCTACATGCAAATGGCCAAGACCAGTACTGATCATATGCTTGGAGCAGTCACTTGTGGATCTCATGGAGCAGATTTGAGGGCAAAGTCACTGGTTAACTTGCAGTTCAGCTGGATACTCGGAGGAATTTCCGCGTTTACCGGATCTCTTTGCCTGAAATTAGCTGGGACATCGGCTCCTGGACGGCAGTCAACTGAGTACAAGCAACTGCAAAATAAAGGAGGAGATGTCCCAATAACCATTGAAGGCTCGAAGCAAGACCATCCATAa